AAAAGGCTCCATTACCCAGATTCCAATTTTAACTATGCCAAATGATGGTAATTACAAAACACCATTCTTATCCTGTACAACATGCTTTGTAATAGATTGGTTTAACTTGATtttcttgtattttcagatATAACGCATCCCACACCAGATCTTACAGGATATATCACAGAGGGACAAATTTACATTGACAGACAGCTTCACAACAGACAGGTAAAGTCGTATAAGCATTTCAGTTTGCTGTTGAGGAAAAAAAGAGTTTAGTTCGAAATGGCCCTAGCATTAACCCAATCCTTCGCTACTCTAAAGGCTTTATTAGTTGCTGTAACATGTGATACAGAATTACATAACATTTTTTATTGTCTCTTCTGAAATAATTATGCTAGAACACTGCATAACAAATATTGAACCTCAGGTAGTATGATCTTTAATTTCAATATTGGTTTGTGTTGAAGATTGTTATTTGATTGAAttatcaatttattttaatcgGGCAGATATATCCTCCAATCAATGTGCTTCCATCTTTATCTCGTCTGATGaaggtaaaaataaaattcttatGTAAATTTGTAGTTATTAAATCGATGCTATCTTGACGCATATGATAAACCGTgtccttttttttcttgttgCAGAGTGCCATTGGTGAGGGAATGACTCGCAAGGACCATTCTGATGTGTCCAATCAGGTCTGGTTTGTTAGTTGTAGTTGGATGCTTTCAGTTTAttgtctctttttcttttctgtaaCCCTTTACATTTGATTTGCAGCTATATGCAAATTATGCAATTGGGAAGGATGTTCAGGCAATGAAAGCTGTGGTTGGAGAAGAAGCACTTTCTTCTGAAGACCTGGTCCGTCTGACTTTCTTTTGCATAATTATCATTATCATAGCGAATAAtctgttttaaaacaaaactgatgggttttttttttttaactaatgaCAGTTATATTTGGAGTTCTTGGACAAATTTGAGCGGAAATTTGTGGCCCAAGGAGCTTACGATACTCGCAACATCTTTCAATCACTTGATTTAGCTTGGACCCTTCTCCGCATCTTCCCCCGTGAGCTACTCCACCGTATCCCAGCAAAGACTCTTGATCAGTTCTATAGCAGAGATTCAGCTAATTGAGAAAGAGGGTTCTAGAGTATTGGTTTAAATTGTTTTGGAAGAGCTGCAAGTTGATTATTTTCCTGTTGTGGATTGCATCTCTCCTGGAATAATAAACGCTTTCCATTTTAGGTATAAAATTTGGAAGTTGTTGATTTAGTCATATCTAcagatgtatttttttttccagtGAGTAGTGCTGCAGTCTTGTAATTTATTTATGAGTTGGTTGGTGATACCCAGTTCTGAGAGGTTTATCTAGTCAAATAAGTAAAATATACAATTCAAGCCTGGGTGTGATTTTCTTCTTGACTCGTATTGCCTCATTTGTCCTGTAACATGACCTTCCAGGAATATTTCattttttgagtttgtttttccTGTTTAATAGAAGATAAAAACAGATAAATAAAGTTGTTCTTATTGCTAATACTTTTGGACGCAGGAGGATTGTATTGCTGATaataaagttgttttctttaatCCTGCCATTGACGTGTTTGTAATGTAATGGGGTTGAGATGCTTATGCTTATTGTGAACATTTTGTAAATTGTTTCTAGGTGGGATATTATTAGTATATTAATATTGTTGATTGGCCACTCGACAACATGTGGGTGACTGGCACGTGTGTACATGGAATAATTTAGGCTCTCAGGTATcttcttacccttcttgttggtCAGCAATATTGTttcatattatttctttttacctAATAGGAGTATTTCTTAAAATTTAGCTTCTTAAATGTTAAATAGTATTTCATTTAGATATTTTAAACACAATGGTCTGTAAGAAGTTAAATTTAacattttggaattttttataaaatatctaCCACGATCAATTAAGATTTAAAACCGCATAAACATATTTTTGTCATATCCTCCATTAGACCTAACAATGCAGCCAAAATGAAATTCAAAGAAAAAATATGTAGAAAGACATGTTGATATAGTAAAACAAATATTCTTCTCCTGGACATGAAACATGCCGACAAAAGGAATGATCAAATCACCAGATGGGTGGATCAATATGATGTTAGGGGGAAATGACTAGATCTCCAAGAATAAGAATATGATGCAAGGAAGGAGGTTGTTAATCTAATCAGAAGTACCAAATTTCTCAATTAAGAGAAGAAAATACACTCAAGATTCCGAACAACAACAATTTGGGCTACATCCAAATGCCACCCAATGGTACACTTTTCAAACTCACATTAACTAACGTGCAAGTTTTTCCTTAGGGAAGGGGAGAAAGCCTTCGACATGTATAAGAGGTCCTCAGAATAATACTGTAAGAGACATGTATTATTATAATTCAATAAACCTACATATGAACCATATGATTATGAGTTGGTTAAGAGGCAATCACCGGATGATTACGAGGCAATTGACCCAACAAAAATATCTCTATTTTTTCTAAAAAGATTCAACTCAATAAACAAAATCAGCACAAATGATAGGTTTATAATATTTAGAACAACATTTATACCTATCGTGCACCACAAGATAAGAGAAGAGAGAGGTTGAGAGAAACCCGAGATTTATATATGTAATACAAAGaacaaatatttatatatattatgatgaaTACAAGAATACCGTGAAATTAGATAATGCCAACTGGAATTCTAACTcttcataaataaaataaatggatTATTATacccagccccaatttcccaccATCGGTCCCGAAAAAAGACGATACCGCCTCTTAGCAAAAATTTCAAAACCctaaactctctcaaactctcCCAAACTCATTTCTTTCCGAAATCAGAGATTACACGTATAATGGCGAGCAATCCGTTATCCCCAGAAAGAGACGAGAACGACCAAGCCGCTGAAGTCGAGATATTTTTCCGTTTGAGCATATCTGTTTTCTGTTGAATTTTTGCAAAAATTCGGACTGGCGGACtgtcgggcgtgtggctatcacgccccaccacaaggtggggcgtgatgttcatacgccccaccacatggtgggacgtgatagccacacgccccatCTTGTGGTGGGGCATGATATACACACGCCCAGTAGTCTGGAAATTGAATTTTAGGGGTTTATGCCCCGAAAAATTGACGAAATTGATCATAATGGAGTCTTATGTTCGTTAGTTATCATTTGCAGGTTCCGTATAAGACTTCAGAGGTAACGGTGTCGATTACAGTAGGGAATTTTATCCTGTACAGACGTTTGAAACATACCAggaagctgttaactgggcaaaacagacggcGATTCGGCTTGGCTTCGAGTTAACTATAGCTTCTCACAAGACAGGGGGTAAGTTAaaatggatattggttaaatgtgcctGTGGTATAAATAATACTCAAAGGACTAGGGATATGGATATGGAGGAAGTAGTACGGAGGAATACGAAAACAATCATAAGTTcatgttaaagtaaatatattatcaCTGACGAACTTCGTATGTTCATATTTGCAGccggatttgatgcggatatcaGTTGATACCAACATTTACATAGGGTCCATGGACTAATCGTACCATATATTACTAGATACCTAGATGTGGTAtcagatggtaactgtggatttcgtgttttagctGACGCCATCACAAATAACCAGGCGGAGTGGAAGCTGTTGAGATTGCTTATAGAAAATGAGGTGCGAGCTCACCGTGATCTGTATGAGCTAGTGTTCTGGAACCGAGTAGATGATATCCTCACGCGTATTAGATGGACATGAGCGGGGTGTAGTCAATCTCACTGGATGGTGAGTTCGGATGACTTATATGTTGTTGCATCTGTGTTGGATGCAGTGATATTCCTTTTTACTGCGCCACAGTTAGGATGTTGtactatactgccgatgcgttcggacgatggaagaccactgGAGCGAGAGATTGtcatttgtcatttggggagttatgaacactacatacgtctttatttaagaCCTGGATTTCCAGTACCTCCCATTGCCAGCCAATGGCATAGATTTCGTGAtccgagtgttcgtcacttggacAATATTTATACTGACAAGAGAGCGGCTTGGACTAGATTACATTGATGTATACGAATTTATATGttttaattgataatatttattcattaacttatattattgttacagggtttaattaaaattatatggtATTTGcaggttttaattaaaattatgtagTGTTTACAGGTATTTACAAGTTTAATTGAATAACgggttaaattttttttcctcCCCGACACGCGGGCATGTGACAATGAGAATTAGTGGCTGGTATAACAACATCctaaaataatgatgaattcaACATTATATTTTTGcatattttagaattaattaaaaaaaatagtttaaataGGATATTGATCATTATATTTTGGTATTATTTATATCATATCTTACCATTAATTTAAAAAGTACTTTATATAGAGTTGAATATTGATCATAGAGTTGGATATTAATCATCATATTCCATTGGTCATGTTAAAtctattttcatatatatatatatatagaggtgaGATCTGGTGTGACAATGGCTTATGGTGTGACAAATAGCttataatgtaacataataaaattacatagTTTTGGTAAGGAATCTCAACACAAAAACACGCTAACCTAAAACGCGATTCTAATAGAAACATGCCTCCTTCCTCCCTCAGACAAAAAACGCGATTCAAACCTTCCTTCTTCACCATTATCGATCGATTTTCTTCTCCTCAGCTCACACAGATCACCGATTATTTATATTCAAACAAACAGTGATTACTATTTCAtttgattttctattttacaGAATGAAGCCTCAAAAGCAAACTGATTTCAAGAGAATATTTTATCATTTCGAATTACTGATCCCTTGTTCCAAAAAAAAGCATGTATTGTTCCAACTAGAATTTCATATTGTTCCAAGCAAAATACTTAAATTCTTTAATATAacatgtttttaaaaaaaatcatcttgTTCCAACATAATCCTTACATTGAAaagaatacttatattgttctcATACATATTCTTATGCCACATTAGACATGTATAAATagcattaacttttattttctttgtatttatataaaaacaagaatttttttaattactgcTCCtcttgttccaacagaatacttatGTTCTTCAAAAAGGAATCTTATATTGTTTTAACAAAAACACTAATATTATTTTCTGTTCCAACATTATTCTTATATTGTACAATCCAACAAAATACATTCATTGTTCCAACGGAATATATTCATTGTTCCAACATGATACATACATTGTTCCACTAGGAAACTTATACTAAAAACCGAGAAATGAAAATGCTACATAAAACCGGTTTCAGAGGGATATTTATACAAGCTCATGAAATTACCATGATGTCGTACGTTTTTTTAGAATTTCCATTTATTTATGAAATTGCCACAACCTCCATTTCTTATCACACcataaggcttgtcacacctgatctctttTATATATAGAGGAAAATCAGAGAGCTTTATTGATGAAATGTATAATCCTTACAAAAAGCACTTTCTAGCCAATTCgggaaattaaaagaaacaaaagaGCTAGCATTGGAAAGAGCTTTCTGAACAATAGCGTGCGTAACCCCATTCGCTAGCCTTGAAGCAAAAGACACAGTAAACTCTGGTCTAGTAACTAATATCTCTCAACAGTCTTTGATAATTAGGCCATACTCCAAGCAATTCGTAGCACTAGAAGTAAGCTATTCACGATGGCCTGAGCATCGGTTTCGTATACAACACGAGTATAATTCATCGTTTTTACCCATGTCAGACACTGCCACAACACGAGTATACAACGGAAACGCTTCAGCCAGGCGTGCGTCCACCACACCTTCATAAACACAACTGTGTAACGCTATAAAATCCCCTCCATGATTCCGTAGTACAGCCCCATAGTCACACTTCTCCTCCTCTCTGAAAATCGATGCATTCAGATTGCATTTAATTTGATTGACAGCAGGTGAACTCCATCTCACCTGAACTCGCACAGGTCTTGTAATCCCAGGAAGCTGCTGGTTTGCTGTTACCTCCTGCGCCTGAAGGAATGCTAGTGCCAAGTTCATTGCGACAGAAGGCTGTGAAGTTGTTCCATGCCAAAGTAGATTATTCCGTTGTTGCCAAATTCAATGCCGAAGTAGATTATTCCTCTATTGCcaaattcaatatatttttttaatgttaacaacaattaaagaaaaaagataaatatgtttttaatcaaCAAAAATCGAGGAGTTGACACATCAGCTTTATCgttactaattttatattatatatatagattatagTCAAATTTGTATCTTTatctctaaaaaaattaaagtaatgATATGAAATTAAAATTGCTAACGCTAAGTTAGCACAAAGCAATATATTTCGTAGGGATCATGATGCTGTCTTTTCAAAAACCATTTCGAATCAAAATGgaatgatttttcttttttagaaaaaaaaaaggtgcCTAGTTGAGTTGAGTTCAGCCTGCTTTTGAAGTTCTTACAACTTTCCACCTCTGTTCTCTTCAACTCGCTTAAACTTTTTACCCATTCTACTTTTGATGAATGCTCTCTCCTGTGAAAAGCGAGTTGCGCTCACAATTCGGGAGAACATAAACGACTTGAATGCAACTCCTAATCTGAACACAACACACCCAATACTCAATTGGTCTCTTGGAGTGAAAATATCTACCTCATTGAACCACAAGCAAATGAACAAGTTATTAATAGCTGTATGCCCCCCTATGATAACAGCTCCCTCAGGCACATCTGCATTTAAATACAACCAACCTCATTAACAAAATAATCCCACAAAACAAAAAACCCTCCCTTCATCTCATGGATAAGAGGTTGCACATCCAGAATGTCAAATTGAGTCGGTTAAATTGCCATGAATGCAATTCCTCATGTGGCATACAAAAAGGAAGGATTATGCCAAGGTCAAGGGCCTTTGAGACGAAAGAAGTATTCGACTCCAGTCCTTCTGGTTTGATCAGAGTTTACAAATCCATGTGATATGGCTGGGAAGCTTTAAAGCCATACACCCAAAAAGATAAACCCTCCTTCTTACCACTAACGGTGCTTTTCTTCACACTCCATGGCTCCAATCCCTCGTAACCATAAATTTTCATATGGAGGTCAATGAGGGGCCGTGCATATCCTTTTCTCCGCTTATTTGCATCTGCCTCCTCGTATATGTTGCGATGATGTTTATGCTGAGCTGTGGCAAATGTGGATGCAGAATAAATTCCATGcacattagtttttttttattattatgcacgAATCCTTATAGATgatgaattttcaaaatttgttCACATCCATCTTTCACAAAAgaacataaatatataaagactAAACTGAAAAATCTAAAAGTTCATATGGTAGTACCTTTCTAGAATTAAAAATGGACCAACTATCAGCTCCATCTTACCAACATAAGGCGGATACTTCAGCAGAACAAGTTATGAATGCTAAGATATGAATGCTCCCACTCACCTTGCCAAAGAAACCCATCAATTCAAAAGTTTACATAAATAGATAAGGTTACAAGAACATTTGTTATTATATTTAACATAATCTGCACGTGAATGTCCCTTGAACTTGAAGGTGTATAACAACAAGCTCACTCTACCTTGTGATAAAATTTCatcaataattgaaattaccaATATTCGGACTCTAGACTTCTTGCTCTAAGAGACACCGATATCATGTAAAGAAAAAACCCTCAACTCAAAACCTAAGGTTCaaaattatagttttttttatcatctcTAACAACCCTAAAGGAATTGAAAACATATTTAGCATTTATcataatgaaataaaaactcTACCATACTGACAGATTTGACAAGAAGACATACTCCCTCTTAAGCCAGTCACCATTTTGAATTGTTTACTGATCTTTCAAATATCAAAATAGGTATCTAGCAAATGAAGAATACTCATGAAAGAAAGGCAGATGAAGTTCATAAAAACAGTGATGATCGAAATGTCATATGGCAAGAAGGGATAATAAGTATGTTTAATAAAAAGTAGCAGAATCAATTGAAGCAAAAGCTTTGTAAACCAAAACTTTGTCAGATCTTCTGGACAATAAAATTGCTTCATGAACTAAGCAGGGATTGAGCTAATCAACATTTAATCCAAACAGAACGCATACAAACAAGTAATTCAAACTTAAGCAAACCATAACTTTACAAAGAAACAAGTTTTGAGGATTGACAAACAGAAAAAACACACCTGAAAAAAATGAATTAGAAGATTGACATGACCAAACGTGAAACAATAGTACAATAAAGAAGAGCACCATCCAGACAATGCCATCTACAAGAACCAACCGAATGAACCCTCCCTTCCAAATTATTTTCATGGGACAATCACTGGGCAACTTCCCAGAAGAAAAGAAGCCACTTTCAGCATCTGGGTCgccatataaacaaagataatcAGCCCCCACAAACCAACATAAACTTAAAAACCCATAACCcagaagaaaaataataattacttTTAGAATGTGAAGAATGAGAACTCCGGTCTGCTCTCCGGCTTAACCGCATGGATATAGAAAGTTGGATCTCCCTCTCCATTGTAAACTTACAGTCTTAGCCTCTGCTCGCCGGTTGCAGAatactaaaataataataattggttATTGAATAGGAAGGCAGATCTGAGGATTGAGAATTGAGAATCTAATCTAATCTAATCTAACCAGGTGAGAGATCAGTCTCAGACTTCGAAGGCGCCACCCTTCTCCTCCTTTGAGTGTGGTGTTGATTCAACTCAAATTTCCAACATTGGCCCCCCAATTGGAAATTTGTCTaaaatttaatgatttttaGAATATTGAACTAAATTTTGTTACTCATAAATATACATTCATCTGTAATTATGATGAACAAGTAAAAACCACCGAAACAAATGTTCGAGCGATGCCAAAATGAGATGTAGGGACGACTGTAGCCTACTTCTTTTCTCAGTAGAAGAGACTGTTCATCATCCAATTGCTGTAGGACACACAGAATTTTACAAATACAAAGCTCCTATTTGTATAACTCACTTTATGTCcagagtttaaaaaaaaaaaatcaaataaatgtaCCATAATCGTTCAAGAATTTCTTACGCCGATCATAGGCGTTGAGGCCTCGAATGTGAGCTTGGTATTGCCTGAAACCACATGATTCTATCAACAAAATTCATGAAGGAAGAGGTGGAAATGCTAATTAACGTAGAGAAAGAGGAAAGGTTGAGAAATTACAGCTCTCTCTTCTCTGTCGTCGATAACAGATTTCAGAAATCCAAAAGAAGCCATTTTCATTTTTCGGTTTCTAAATGCAAATAGCACGATCAACCCTAGACTGAagtttttcacaaaaaaaaaaaaaaaaaaagaccccTAGACTGAAGTGTCTCCCTTGGAAGTTTGTATTTGGCAAAAAAAACCATTAGGCTActggtattttatttttttttgttgattaaactcggatcttttatttggatatatttAGTTCTTAATCATTTATTTGTTATCTCATTAAACCatagatgataaaaaaaataataataaatgacgAGGGActtaatatatccaaataaaaaattaagggtttgatgaaccaaaaaatgaaagatcatggatctaatgatgttttttttgtatttcggtttctaaatacatttttttttaccttgCAAATTATATTCGATAAACTCCAAACCAAAATTGACTTTTAAGTGTCTTCCCTGATTAATCATATCATAGGAATATAAACTCGTTGACATGATATTTATGAAATTCGGACCATCATCTGGGAAAAAGAACGTGTGGAGTCACTATAGCAAAACTACTCAATACAATCACGTTTTGAAGGTCTTGGCTCGGGAAGTCCTAGCGACCTTGTCAAGG
The window above is part of the Euphorbia lathyris chromosome 3, ddEupLath1.1, whole genome shotgun sequence genome. Proteins encoded here:
- the LOC136223635 gene encoding probable hexosyltransferase MUCI70 isoform X2 is translated as MEREIQLSISMRLSRRADRSSHSSHSKNAESGFFSSGKLPSDCPMKIIWKGGFIRLVLVDGIVWMVLFFIVLLFHVWSCQSSNSFFSAQHKHHRNIYEEADANKRRKGYARPLIDLHMKIYGYEGLEPWSVKKSTVSDVPEGAVIIGGHTAINNLFICLWFNERNNLLRH
- the LOC136223635 gene encoding probable hexosyltransferase MUCI70 isoform X1, encoding MEREIQLSISMRLSRRADRSSHSSHSKNAESGFFSSGKLPSDCPMKIIWKGGFIRLVLVDGIVWMVLFFIVLLFHVWSCQSSNSFFSAQHKHHRNIYEEADANKRRKGYARPLIDLHMKIYGYEGLEPWSVKKSTVSDVPEGAVIIGGHTAINNLFICLWFNEVDIFTPRDQLSIGCVVFRLGVAFKSFMFSRIVSATRFSQERAFIKSRMGKKFKRVEENRGGKL